A region of Streptomyces paludis DNA encodes the following proteins:
- a CDS encoding methylated-DNA--[protein]-cysteine S-methyltransferase produces the protein MPTPTAPSAPVTHTVIDSPYGPLTLVATGGVLSALYMTDQRHRPPQETFGVPDPGPFTEAVRQLGAYFDGELTEFDLPLRLAGTPFQRSVWDQLTRIPYGETRSYGELAEALGKPGASRAVGLANGKNPVGIIVPCHRVIGASGSLTGYGGGLDRKKRLLAFESGAFGSGAPADDGGTLF, from the coding sequence ATGCCCACGCCGACCGCGCCCAGCGCACCGGTCACCCACACCGTCATCGACAGTCCGTACGGGCCGCTGACGCTCGTCGCCACCGGCGGTGTCCTGAGCGCGCTCTACATGACCGACCAGCGCCACCGGCCGCCCCAGGAGACCTTCGGCGTCCCCGACCCCGGGCCGTTCACCGAGGCGGTGCGCCAGCTCGGCGCGTACTTCGACGGCGAGCTGACGGAGTTCGATCTGCCGCTGCGGCTCGCGGGCACCCCGTTCCAGCGGAGCGTCTGGGACCAGCTGACCCGTATCCCGTACGGCGAGACCCGTTCGTACGGCGAACTGGCCGAGGCGCTCGGCAAGCCCGGCGCCTCGCGGGCGGTGGGCCTGGCGAACGGCAAGAACCCGGTCGGCATCATCGTGCCGTGCCACCGGGTGATCGGCGCGTCGGGGAGCCTCACGGGGTACGGCGGCGGTCTCGACCGCAAGAAGCGGCTGCTGGCCTTCGAGAGCGGCGCCTTCGGGAGCGGCGCCCCGGCCGACGACGGCGGCACGCTTTTCTGA
- a CDS encoding MaoC family dehydratase has protein sequence MRFGRTFEEFEVGAVYKHWPGKTVTEYDDHLFCLLTMNHHPLHLDANYAGKTTDFGRNVVVGNYVYSLLLGMSVPDVSGKAIANLEVESLRHVAPTFHGDTLYGETTVLDKTASKSRSDRGIVYVETRGYTQDGTVVCVFRRKVMVPTETYVKERGGEQPGRPEPKYPEPKQREK, from the coding sequence ATGCGGTTCGGGCGCACTTTTGAGGAGTTCGAGGTCGGCGCGGTCTACAAGCACTGGCCGGGCAAGACCGTGACGGAGTACGACGACCATCTGTTCTGTCTGCTGACCATGAACCACCATCCGCTGCACCTCGACGCGAACTACGCCGGGAAGACGACGGATTTCGGCAGGAATGTCGTCGTGGGGAACTACGTGTACTCGCTGCTGCTGGGGATGTCGGTGCCGGATGTCTCCGGCAAGGCGATCGCCAATCTGGAGGTGGAGTCGCTCCGTCATGTGGCGCCGACCTTCCACGGCGACACGCTTTACGGCGAGACGACGGTGCTGGACAAGACGGCGTCGAAGTCCCGGAGCGACCGGGGAATCGTGTACGTGGAGACCCGGGGATACACGCAGGACGGGACGGTGGTGTGTGTGTTCCGCCGGAAAGTGATGGTCCCGACAGAGACCTACGTGAAGGAGCGCGGCGGAGAACAGCCGGGCCGCCCGGAACCGAAGTATCCGGAACCGAAGCAACGGGAGAAGTGA
- a CDS encoding acyl-CoA dehydrogenase family protein yields the protein MSRLAQTAGLTDIQREILATVRDFVDKEILPVATELEHRDEYPVAIVEGLKELGLFGLMIPEEYGGLGESLLTYALCVEEIARGWMSVSGIVNTHFIVAYLLQRYGTQEQKDTFLPRMAAGEVRGAFSMSEPGLGSDVAAITSRGVREADGEAYVLTGQKMWLTNGGTSSLVAVLCRTDEGHPEGTAPHRSMTTFLVEKEPGFGEVRPGLTIPGKIEKMGYKGVDTTELLMDGLRIPANRVLGGATGQGFYQMMDGVEIGRVNVAARGCGVAQRAFELGVSYAQQRHTFGKAIAHHQAIQFKLAEMATKVEAAHAMMVNAARKKDSGERNDLEAGMAKYLASEYCKEVVEDAFRIHGGYGFSKEYEIERLYREAPMLLIGEGTAEIQKMIIGRRLLEEYRFQG from the coding sequence ATGAGCCGACTCGCGCAGACCGCCGGACTGACGGATATCCAGCGGGAGATCCTCGCCACGGTAAGAGACTTTGTCGACAAGGAGATCCTCCCGGTCGCCACCGAGCTGGAACACCGCGACGAATATCCGGTGGCAATCGTCGAGGGGCTCAAGGAACTCGGGCTCTTCGGTCTGATGATTCCGGAGGAATACGGCGGCCTCGGCGAGTCGCTGCTCACCTACGCGCTGTGCGTGGAGGAGATCGCGCGCGGCTGGATGTCCGTCTCCGGCATCGTCAACACGCACTTCATCGTGGCGTATCTCCTTCAGCGGTACGGAACTCAGGAACAGAAGGACACGTTCCTGCCGCGTATGGCGGCCGGCGAGGTGCGTGGCGCGTTCTCGATGTCGGAACCGGGCCTGGGCTCGGATGTCGCGGCGATCACCTCGCGGGGGGTGCGGGAGGCCGACGGGGAGGCGTACGTACTGACCGGCCAGAAGATGTGGCTGACCAACGGCGGGACGTCCTCGCTCGTCGCCGTGCTGTGCCGGACCGACGAGGGCCACCCGGAGGGGACGGCCCCGCACCGGTCGATGACCACGTTCCTGGTCGAGAAGGAGCCCGGATTCGGCGAGGTGCGGCCCGGCCTCACGATCCCGGGGAAGATCGAGAAGATGGGCTACAAGGGCGTCGACACCACCGAGCTGCTCATGGACGGACTGCGCATTCCGGCCAATCGGGTACTCGGCGGCGCCACTGGCCAAGGGTTTTACCAAATGATGGACGGCGTGGAGATCGGCCGGGTGAATGTCGCGGCGCGTGGTTGCGGTGTCGCACAGCGCGCCTTCGAACTCGGCGTCTCCTATGCCCAGCAACGTCATACATTCGGGAAAGCCATCGCCCATCACCAGGCGATCCAGTTCAAGCTGGCGGAGATGGCTACCAAAGTCGAAGCGGCCCATGCGATGATGGTCAACGCGGCACGCAAAAAGGACTCCGGCGAACGAAACGACCTGGAGGCAGGGATGGCGAAGTACCTCGCCTCCGAATACTGCAAGGAAGTCGTCGAGGACGCCTTCCGTATCCACGGTGGTTACGGCTTCTCCAAGGAGTACGAGATCGAGCGTCTCTACCGCGAGGCACCGATGCTGCTGATCGGCGAAGGTACCGCCGAGATCCAGAAAATGATCATCGGCCGCCGACTGCTGGAGGAGTACCGATTCCAGGGTTAA
- a CDS encoding glycerate kinase, translating into MVTDGAATKAARVLIAADKFKGSLTAVQVAERVTAGLRRIAPGVPVGTLPVADGGDGTVAAAVAAGFERREVRVTGPLGDEVTAAYALRDGTAVIEMAEASGLQHLPEGVFAPLTATTHGSGELLRAALDAGARSIVFGVGGSATTDGGAGMLTALGARFLDADGRPVGPGGGGLRDLATVDFSGLDPRLAATDLVLASDVDNPLTGPKGAPAVYGPQKGASPEDVAVLDAVLVRYTEVLTAAVGPRAARLASSPGAGAAGGIGYGALVGLGASFRPGIEVMLDVLGFAAALAGATLVITGEGSLDEQTLHGKAPAGVAAAARARNIEVIAVCGRLALPPEALGRAGIRRAYALTQLEPDPAVCMAEAGPLLERLAEDIARDFLS; encoded by the coding sequence ATGGTGACGGACGGAGCGGCAACCAAGGCCGCACGCGTACTGATCGCGGCCGACAAGTTCAAGGGTTCGCTCACGGCCGTACAGGTCGCGGAGCGCGTGACGGCCGGGCTGCGCCGGATCGCGCCCGGGGTGCCGGTCGGCACCCTGCCCGTCGCGGACGGCGGTGACGGTACGGTCGCGGCGGCCGTCGCGGCCGGGTTCGAGCGGCGCGAGGTGCGGGTCACCGGCCCCCTCGGCGACGAGGTGACGGCCGCCTACGCCCTGCGCGACGGCACGGCCGTCATAGAGATGGCGGAGGCGTCCGGCCTCCAGCACCTTCCCGAAGGGGTCTTCGCGCCGCTCACGGCGACCACCCACGGCTCCGGCGAGCTGCTGCGCGCCGCGCTCGACGCGGGCGCGCGGAGCATCGTCTTCGGCGTCGGCGGCAGCGCCACGACCGACGGCGGCGCGGGCATGCTCACGGCGCTCGGCGCCCGCTTCCTGGACGCCGACGGGCGGCCCGTCGGCCCGGGCGGCGGCGGACTCCGGGATCTTGCCACCGTCGATTTCTCCGGACTCGACCCGCGGCTGGCCGCCACGGACCTCGTCCTCGCCAGCGATGTCGACAATCCGCTGACCGGTCCGAAGGGCGCCCCCGCCGTCTACGGACCACAGAAGGGCGCGAGCCCCGAGGACGTCGCCGTGCTCGACGCCGTCCTCGTCCGCTACACCGAGGTGCTCACGGCGGCCGTCGGCCCCCGCGCCGCCCGGCTGGCGTCCTCGCCCGGCGCGGGCGCGGCCGGCGGCATCGGCTACGGCGCGCTGGTCGGCCTGGGGGCGAGCTTCCGGCCCGGCATCGAGGTCATGCTCGACGTCCTGGGCTTCGCCGCCGCGCTGGCCGGCGCGACCCTCGTGATCACCGGCGAGGGCTCGCTCGACGAGCAGACCCTGCACGGCAAGGCCCCGGCCGGGGTCGCGGCGGCGGCCCGCGCCCGGAACATCGAGGTCATCGCGGTCTGCGGCCGGCTCGCCCTGCCCCCGGAGGCCCTCGGCCGCGCGGGCATCCGCCGCGCCTACGCGCTCACCCAGCTGGAGCCGGACCCGGCCGTCTGCATGGCCGAGGCGGGCCCGCTGCTGGAGCGCCTCGCCGAGGACATCGCGCGGGACTTCCTGAGCTGA
- a CDS encoding phosphatidylserine decarboxylase, with protein MPHSQTSAPSGRVRIARGASPWLLPTVATAAISLARAGRSRRAAALAVPATALAAGMLWFFRDPEREIAPGRVISPADGVVQSIMPWKDGRTRVAIFMSPLNVHVNRAPLAGTVTSVEHVPGGFVPAFNKESENNERVVWHFDTELGDIEMIQIAGAVARRIVPYVPQGTKVEQGERIGLIRFGSRVDIYLPEGVDVAVEVGQTTTAGVTRIDRS; from the coding sequence ATGCCCCACAGCCAAACCTCTGCACCAAGCGGCCGGGTCCGCATCGCACGCGGAGCATCGCCGTGGCTCCTGCCGACCGTCGCCACCGCCGCGATCAGCCTGGCGCGCGCCGGTCGTTCCCGGCGCGCCGCCGCCCTCGCCGTGCCCGCCACCGCGCTCGCCGCGGGCATGCTGTGGTTCTTCAGAGACCCGGAGCGCGAGATCGCGCCGGGCCGTGTGATCTCGCCGGCCGACGGTGTGGTGCAGAGCATCATGCCGTGGAAGGACGGGCGCACCCGGGTCGCCATTTTCATGAGCCCGCTGAACGTGCACGTGAACCGCGCTCCCCTCGCGGGCACCGTGACCTCCGTGGAGCACGTCCCCGGTGGGTTCGTTCCGGCGTTCAACAAGGAGAGCGAGAACAACGAGCGCGTTGTCTGGCACTTCGACACCGAGCTGGGCGACATCGAGATGATCCAGATCGCCGGCGCGGTGGCCCGTCGTATCGTCCCGTACGTGCCCCAGGGGACCAAGGTGGAGCAGGGCGAGCGTATCGGCCTGATCCGGTTCGGCTCGCGCGTCGACATCTACCTTCCGGAAGGTGTCGATGTCGCCGTCGAGGTCGGCCAGACCACGACCGCAGGGGTGACTCGAATTGACCGTTCTTGA
- a CDS encoding DNA polymerase III subunit beta family protein translates to MESTTDSTSGTSGTSGTSGGSGTSSTSGRPSGGVPVDLVFGAPELLSISAFARRVGLAPSALRFYDDCQVLPPARVDATTGYRFYSADQQIRANMLRSLREAGLPLADVTVVLDGGVSEARAVLERHRTTVRNRSRAADATIAAVLRSMPGPDSPGTPGAPDSGEGPAAPATLVRLGGAELAAAVRQVVPAAHRDAEFPVLGCVLVEIEEDEVRLVATDRYRLSVRGLKPVMTVEGPPRRLLVDAERLAGIGTWAARCAAVTIEAGPGGATAHDTDGPEETADRADGEGSREIPLTEGEFPAYREMLTALSPRRHRVIVDRRALITAVGTGDGESADARAVALRLGKDEVTVSRPDGTEATTLPAVRMGDDSPPIGFDPAVLVPALEASVGPDVLLEISSATDPIVVRSADQAAFTTLVMPVALPDTPAPPAEEG, encoded by the coding sequence ATGGAGAGCACTACAGACAGCACGAGCGGTACGAGCGGTACGAGCGGTACGAGTGGCGGGAGCGGCACGAGCAGCACCAGTGGGCGGCCGTCGGGGGGCGTCCCGGTCGATCTGGTCTTCGGCGCCCCCGAGTTGCTGAGCATCAGCGCCTTCGCCCGGCGGGTCGGCCTCGCGCCGAGCGCCCTGCGGTTCTACGACGACTGCCAGGTGCTGCCGCCGGCCCGGGTGGACGCCACGACCGGCTACCGCTTCTACAGCGCCGACCAGCAGATACGCGCCAACATGCTGCGCAGCCTGCGGGAGGCGGGGCTGCCGCTGGCCGATGTCACGGTCGTCCTCGACGGCGGGGTGTCCGAGGCGCGCGCCGTCCTGGAACGGCACCGGACGACCGTACGGAACCGGTCGCGCGCGGCCGACGCGACGATCGCGGCCGTACTGCGGTCGATGCCGGGGCCCGACTCCCCCGGCACGCCCGGCGCGCCGGACAGCGGCGAGGGCCCGGCCGCGCCGGCCACCCTGGTACGGCTCGGCGGCGCCGAACTGGCCGCCGCCGTACGGCAGGTGGTGCCGGCCGCGCACCGGGACGCGGAGTTCCCCGTCCTCGGGTGTGTCCTCGTCGAGATCGAGGAGGACGAGGTACGGCTGGTGGCCACCGACCGCTACCGGCTGTCGGTACGGGGCCTGAAGCCCGTCATGACGGTGGAGGGCCCGCCCCGCCGGCTGCTGGTGGACGCCGAGCGGCTGGCCGGCATCGGCACCTGGGCGGCGCGCTGCGCGGCCGTGACGATCGAGGCCGGCCCCGGCGGCGCGACGGCGCACGACACGGACGGCCCGGAGGAGACGGCGGACCGGGCGGACGGCGAGGGCTCCCGGGAAATCCCCCTGACCGAGGGCGAGTTCCCGGCGTACCGGGAGATGCTGACGGCCCTGTCCCCCCGGCGGCACCGGGTGATCGTGGACCGCCGGGCGCTCATCACCGCCGTCGGCACCGGCGACGGCGAAAGCGCCGACGCGCGGGCGGTCGCGCTGCGGCTCGGCAAGGACGAGGTGACCGTCTCCCGCCCGGACGGCACCGAAGCGACCACGCTCCCCGCGGTACGGATGGGCGACGACTCCCCGCCCATCGGCTTCGACCCCGCCGTACTCGTCCCGGCCCTCGAAGCGAGCGTCGGCCCCGACGTCCTGCTGGAGATCTCCTCCGCCACCGACCCCATCGTGGTCCGCTCCGCCGACCAGGCCGCCTTCACCACCCTGGTCATGCCGGTGGCCCTGCCCGACACCCCGGCTCCGCCCGCCGAGGAGGGCTGA
- the pssA gene encoding CDP-diacylglycerol--serine O-phosphatidyltransferase, producing the protein MPLSLRLSIADTLTLGNATCGFMAVYFTTTGILIPHLTGDDESGMARHSAATAVILMLAAAIFDLFDGIVARKLRSSPMGAELDNLSDLISFGLAPAYFVLVYGMVADDAHQRVSALAAIVVLLAVVLRLARFSCVTMKDGMFQGMPSPFGALTVISIVLLELPFVPTLMAIIGVAWLMVSRVEYPKPRGILAVAMLSWIVAAMGLLAAWAFDAPGGQLLLQTGCALQVVTGAVIPLFATARRVNTFRGNRREARAAQLP; encoded by the coding sequence ATGCCGCTCTCCCTGCGGCTGTCGATAGCGGACACCCTCACGCTCGGTAACGCCACCTGCGGCTTCATGGCCGTCTACTTCACCACCACCGGCATTCTGATCCCGCATCTCACGGGTGACGACGAGAGCGGCATGGCGCGGCACTCCGCCGCGACGGCCGTGATCCTGATGCTCGCCGCGGCGATCTTCGACCTGTTCGACGGCATCGTGGCGCGCAAGCTGCGCAGCTCCCCGATGGGCGCGGAGCTGGACAACCTCTCCGACCTGATCAGCTTCGGTCTTGCCCCGGCCTATTTCGTACTGGTGTACGGAATGGTCGCGGATGACGCGCATCAACGGGTATCGGCGCTGGCGGCGATCGTCGTCTTGCTGGCCGTGGTGCTCAGACTCGCGAGATTCTCGTGCGTGACGATGAAGGACGGCATGTTCCAGGGGATGCCGAGCCCCTTCGGGGCGCTCACGGTCATCTCGATCGTGCTGCTGGAGCTGCCCTTCGTGCCGACGCTGATGGCGATCATCGGGGTGGCCTGGCTGATGGTGAGCCGGGTCGAGTACCCGAAGCCGCGCGGGATCCTCGCGGTCGCGATGCTCAGCTGGATCGTCGCCGCGATGGGACTGCTGGCGGCCTGGGCGTTCGACGCGCCCGGCGGTCAGCTGCTGCTCCAGACCGGCTGCGCGCTCCAGGTGGTGACGGGCGCGGTGATCCCGCTCTTCGCCACGGCGCGGCGGGTGAACACGTTCCGCGGCAATCGCCGCGAGGCGCGGGCGGCACAGCTGCCGTAG